GTGGCGAAACAGCGCCCCGAGACCTTTGCCGTGGTGCAGCCGCCGTTCGGCGCCAAGGTGTACTTCGCCTACTGCATGCGCAAGGACCCGGACAGCAAGTCGCTCGACGACGCGTTCAACGCCGCGCTCGTCAAGATGCACGACGACGGGCGGCTCGCGGCCTTGCAGAAGAAGTGGTTCGGCGTCGCGATGGACTCGCCGATCACCATGCCCACGCCGAACTACTGATCTACTGATGCCTTGAAGCGGACGCTGCCGGCTGTATGGTCTTAGGCAGGCAGCGCCTGCTGGTCTGCTCTAGCGGGTGCCCGACACATGTTCAGCATGCCTGTCTTTCTTCAGGGTCTGCCGCTGCTGCTGCACGCGGCCATCGCCACGGTCGGCATTTCGCTCACCGGGCTCGTGATCGGCTTCTTCGTCGCGATCGGCGTCTGTTCGGCGCGGCTGTCGGCGCATCGCGCGGCGCGCATGTTCGGCGGCGCGTATGTGTTCTTCTTTCGCGGCGTGCCGATGCTCGTGCAATTGCTGCTGGTGTACTACCTGCTGCCCTTCGTCGGCATCAACGTGTCGCCGCTCGTTGCGGCGATCAGCGCCGTGTCGCTCTGCTCCGCTTCGTACATCGCCGAAATTTTGCGGGGCGGCTTCCTGAGCATTCCGCCGGGGCAGATCGAAGCCGCGCGCATGCTCGGCATGTCGCCGCTCGACATGCTGCGGCGCATTCAGGTGCCGCAGGCCTTCCGACTGACCTTGCCGTCGCTCGTCAACGAGATGGTGTTGCTGATCAAGGCCTCGTCGCTGATTTCGGTGGTCGGCGTAGCCGAGTTGACCCGCACCGCGCAGAACATCGCCGCCAGCACCTATCGTCCGCTTGAGGCATATCTCGCCGCGGG
Above is a genomic segment from Paraburkholderia phenazinium containing:
- a CDS encoding amino acid ABC transporter permease; its protein translation is MFSMPVFLQGLPLLLHAAIATVGISLTGLVIGFFVAIGVCSARLSAHRAARMFGGAYVFFFRGVPMLVQLLLVYYLLPFVGINVSPLVAAISAVSLCSASYIAEILRGGFLSIPPGQIEAARMLGMSPLDMLRRIQVPQAFRLTLPSLVNEMVLLIKASSLISVVGVAELTRTAQNIAASTYRPLEAYLAAGLIYFVICGTLALVAHGAEHRLQQA